One region of Marinitoga hydrogenitolerans DSM 16785 genomic DNA includes:
- a CDS encoding chemotaxis protein CheC, producing MNNENFEFFMSAFKEITNIGMGNAVSSLSVMLNKKVDISVPNLDVIKLSDIFLNMEEPDEIYACSYVKMQGDLDSSLVFLIEKDSVKRLIKESVGIEIQNITELDEMSTSMIGELGNIMFGSYTSAISQFLNINLQVTPPQVAVDTFASLIAESIVMSITFEDEVILTETEIQVEDWENVIKGKIVFLMNEENRNKLFEYVKKVFYGG from the coding sequence ATGAATAATGAAAATTTCGAATTTTTCATGTCTGCTTTTAAAGAAATAACTAATATTGGAATGGGCAATGCCGTTAGCTCACTCTCTGTGATGTTAAATAAAAAAGTAGATATATCAGTTCCAAATTTAGATGTTATTAAATTATCTGATATTTTCTTAAATATGGAAGAGCCTGATGAAATATATGCTTGTTCTTATGTTAAAATGCAAGGAGATTTGGATTCTTCTTTAGTATTTTTAATAGAAAAAGATTCTGTAAAACGATTAATAAAAGAAAGTGTTGGTATTGAAATTCAAAATATAACCGAATTGGATGAAATGTCTACTTCAATGATAGGAGAATTGGGAAATATTATGTTTGGTTCATACACTAGCGCTATTTCACAATTTTTAAATATAAATTTACAGGTAACCCCCCCTCAGGTTGCTGTAGATACCTTTGCATCGTTAATTGCTGAATCTATTGTAATGAGCATAACCTTTGAAGACGAAGTTATTTTAACAGAAACTGAAATACAAGTTGAAGATTGGGAAAATGTTATAAAAGGAAAGATAGTTTTTTTAATGAACGAAGAAAATAGAAATAAATTATTTGAATATGTAAAAAAAGTGTTTTACGGGGGTTAA
- a CDS encoding response regulator, translating to MAIKVLIVDDAAFMRMLLKDIVTKAGMEVVGEAANGQEAVTKYMELKPDVVTMDITMPVMDGIQAIKEIKKQDPAAKIIVCSAMGQQAMVIEAIQAGAKDFIVKPFQANRVIEAIQKVSRG from the coding sequence ATGGCGATAAAAGTTTTGATAGTCGATGATGCTGCTTTTATGAGAATGTTATTAAAAGATATTGTTACAAAAGCGGGGATGGAAGTTGTCGGAGAAGCCGCTAATGGTCAAGAAGCGGTGACAAAATATATGGAATTAAAACCAGATGTTGTTACTATGGATATTACTATGCCTGTTATGGATGGGATCCAGGCTATAAAAGAAATTAAAAAACAAGACCCTGCTGCTAAAATTATAGTATGTAGCGCTATGGGACAACAAGCAATGGTTATTGAAGCTATACAAGCAGGAGCAAAAGATTTTATTGTTAAACCATTCCAAGCTAATAGAGTAATAGAAGCAATCCAAAAGGTTTCAAGGGGGTGA
- a CDS encoding MinD/ParA family ATP-binding protein, which yields MSIIKDQAENLRKTFSKNRTKIILVTGGKGGVGKSIVAVNTAVNLAKMNKNVLIFDTDAGFANASILLGVSPSVSIKDYFDKKLTMEECIIKTPYGIKLLSTGMDIKDWISFQKNFTRKAIEEFFNIAKEHDYVIIDVSAGYNENLKPFYIAADNILLVTTPEPTAIVNAYTVVKALSILEVDGVIDVVINMIRKKSEAATAEQVLRKTIKEYLFKDIRNVFYINFDHLVHDSVKSQTPISSFKPSSHVANDLMLIAEKIENMDASPENKSNDNLLKKLLLLFGFYNR from the coding sequence ATGAGCATAATTAAAGATCAAGCAGAAAATTTAAGAAAAACATTTTCAAAAAACAGAACAAAAATAATACTTGTCACCGGTGGAAAAGGAGGCGTGGGTAAATCCATTGTAGCTGTAAACACTGCTGTAAATCTTGCTAAAATGAACAAAAATGTTTTAATTTTCGATACAGATGCTGGCTTTGCAAATGCCTCAATTTTATTGGGTGTTTCACCTTCTGTTAGTATTAAGGATTATTTTGATAAAAAATTGACTATGGAAGAATGTATTATTAAAACTCCATATGGAATAAAATTATTAAGTACTGGTATGGATATTAAAGATTGGATCTCATTTCAAAAGAACTTTACAAGAAAAGCTATTGAAGAATTCTTTAATATTGCTAAAGAACATGATTATGTTATTATTGATGTAAGCGCAGGATATAATGAAAATTTAAAGCCTTTTTATATTGCTGCTGATAATATTTTACTCGTTACAACACCTGAACCAACTGCAATAGTAAATGCTTATACTGTAGTAAAAGCTTTATCTATTCTGGAAGTTGACGGCGTTATTGATGTTGTGATAAATATGATTAGAAAAAAGTCTGAAGCTGCCACAGCTGAACAGGTTTTAAGAAAAACAATAAAAGAATATTTATTTAAAGATATCAGAAATGTTTTTTATATAAATTTTGATCATTTGGTACACGACAGTGTAAAATCTCAAACTCCAATTTCGAGTTTCAAGCCATCTTCTCATGTTGCTAATGATCTAATGCTAATTGCAGAAAAAATTGAAAATATGGATGCATCTCCAGAAAATAAAAGCAATGATAATTTATTAAAAAAATTGCTTTTATTGTTTGGTTTTTATAACAGGTGA
- the fliQ gene encoding flagellar biosynthesis protein FliQ: MTLETFIDVFRYAISVFLSIISPILLVSLGVGLIISIFQTITSINEQTLTFAPKIIITFLAVGLLFGWIAQKLMDFTYEILTTYFGMI; encoded by the coding sequence TTGACATTAGAAACCTTTATTGATGTTTTTAGATATGCTATATCTGTATTTTTATCTATAATTTCACCCATTTTATTAGTTAGTTTAGGTGTGGGATTAATTATAAGTATTTTTCAAACTATAACTTCTATAAATGAGCAAACTTTAACTTTTGCTCCTAAGATTATTATTACTTTTTTAGCTGTTGGGCTATTGTTTGGTTGGATTGCTCAAAAATTAATGGATTTCACATATGAAATATTAACTACATATTTTGGAATGATTTAA
- the flhA gene encoding flagellar biosynthesis protein FlhA, with protein MGETLNKIFKQLDLIVPLLIVSVVILMVIPIPPFLLDFLQMANISLAIVLLLVTMYIKNALEISAFPTLLLVTTLFRLSLNVSSTRLILLQGKNFQGKVIRAFGDFVVGGNYVVGIVIFLILVIIQFVVITRGAERIAEVAARFTLDAMPGKQMSIDADLSAGIITEEEARQKREDIRREADFYGAMDGASKFVRGDAIAGIIITIINILGGLIIGVLQQGLDIGEAAQLYTLFTVGDGLVAQIPALLISTATGIVVSRAASKENLGKDLLKELSSEKRVLYMTGGVILTLGLVTPLPIMPALLLGGGMLVLAYLTTKGYLQKIIPATGPTEGFESQPSAGISEEAGGQQRPSGPPLTSAEEVSEIIQSDVLEIDIGYGLIPLADPGQGGDLLERITMVRKQIAYELGIVISPIRVRDSVLLSANEYIIKLKGVEVGRFELFPEKLLAINSGMASEEIPGVHTKEPSFNLDAYWIDESQKEDAVNFGYTVVDSPSVFATHLSEIIKKYAHEILGSKETEMLIEGLRIKDPSLVEELVPMIFKTFEIRNVLKELLYERISIRNLPVIFEKLMELGSNEIKDTVSLVEGVRSALSRQICESIKSGDGVLHLLILDKNTENTLNNYTIEYGGNYTLALSPQLSQKLVENISQMLESQMMKGYNPVILCSSPLRFYFSRWLSSNIPNVNVISYNEIVQEIPISADGNISV; from the coding sequence ATGGGTGAAACTTTAAATAAAATTTTTAAACAATTGGACTTAATAGTTCCTTTATTAATTGTTAGTGTTGTTATATTAATGGTTATACCTATTCCACCATTTCTTTTAGATTTTCTACAAATGGCTAATATTTCATTAGCTATTGTTTTGTTACTTGTTACAATGTATATAAAAAATGCTCTTGAAATCTCCGCTTTTCCAACACTCTTATTGGTTACTACTTTATTCAGATTATCTCTAAATGTTTCCTCAACCAGATTAATACTTTTACAAGGAAAAAATTTCCAAGGTAAAGTTATTAGGGCATTTGGTGATTTTGTTGTTGGAGGAAATTACGTAGTTGGTATTGTTATTTTCTTAATACTTGTAATAATTCAATTTGTAGTTATTACACGTGGTGCAGAAAGAATTGCGGAGGTTGCAGCAAGGTTTACTCTTGATGCTATGCCCGGAAAACAAATGAGTATAGATGCTGATTTAAGTGCTGGAATTATAACAGAAGAAGAGGCTAGACAAAAGCGTGAAGATATAAGACGTGAAGCAGATTTTTATGGCGCAATGGATGGTGCATCTAAATTTGTCAGGGGAGATGCTATAGCTGGAATTATTATAACTATTATTAATATTCTTGGTGGATTAATAATTGGTGTCTTACAACAAGGATTGGATATTGGAGAAGCTGCTCAGTTGTATACTCTTTTTACTGTAGGTGATGGTTTAGTTGCTCAAATACCTGCATTATTAATTTCAACTGCCACTGGTATTGTTGTTTCAAGAGCTGCCTCCAAAGAAAATTTAGGAAAAGATTTACTTAAAGAACTTTCTTCAGAAAAAAGAGTTTTATATATGACTGGTGGAGTTATTTTAACTCTTGGTTTAGTAACACCTCTTCCTATAATGCCAGCATTGCTACTAGGTGGAGGGATGCTGGTTTTAGCTTACTTAACAACAAAAGGGTATTTACAAAAGATAATTCCTGCTACAGGTCCTACAGAAGGATTCGAATCCCAACCTTCTGCTGGAATATCTGAAGAAGCAGGAGGTCAACAACGACCATCTGGGCCACCTTTAACCTCTGCTGAAGAAGTTTCTGAAATAATCCAAAGTGATGTTTTAGAAATTGATATTGGATATGGATTAATTCCTTTAGCAGATCCAGGTCAAGGCGGAGATCTACTTGAAAGAATTACTATGGTAAGAAAGCAAATTGCATACGAATTAGGGATTGTTATAAGTCCTATAAGAGTACGAGATAGTGTTCTCTTAAGTGCAAATGAATATATAATAAAATTAAAAGGAGTCGAAGTCGGTAGATTCGAATTATTTCCTGAAAAATTATTAGCTATTAATTCTGGAATGGCTTCAGAAGAAATTCCCGGTGTACATACAAAAGAACCTTCATTTAATTTAGATGCATATTGGATAGATGAGTCTCAAAAAGAAGATGCTGTTAACTTTGGTTATACTGTAGTCGATTCTCCAAGTGTTTTTGCAACACACTTATCAGAAATAATAAAGAAATACGCTCATGAAATACTTGGTTCAAAAGAAACGGAGATGCTCATAGAAGGTTTACGAATTAAAGATCCATCATTAGTTGAAGAATTAGTCCCAATGATCTTTAAAACCTTTGAAATACGAAATGTACTAAAAGAATTATTATATGAAAGAATTTCTATAAGAAACTTACCAGTAATATTTGAAAAGTTAATGGAACTGGGGAGCAATGAAATTAAAGACACCGTTTCATTAGTTGAAGGAGTTAGAAGTGCATTATCCAGACAAATATGTGAATCTATAAAATCAGGTGATGGTGTTTTACATCTACTTATTTTAGATAAAAACACTGAAAATACCTTAAATAATTACACAATTGAATATGGTGGTAATTATACTTTGGCTTTATCCCCGCAATTATCTCAAAAACTTGTAGAAAATATAAGCCAAATGTTAGAATCACAAATGATGAAAGGGTATAACCCCGTAATTTTATGTAGTTCTCCTTTGCGATTTTATTTTTCACGATGGCTCTCATCAAATATTCCAAATGTAAATGTTATTTCATATAATGAAATTGTTCAGGAAATACCCATTTCTGCTGATGGAAATATAAGTGTCTAG
- the fliP gene encoding flagellar type III secretion system pore protein FliP (The bacterial flagellar biogenesis protein FliP forms a type III secretion system (T3SS)-type pore required for flagellar assembly.) yields the protein MKKLYNKKTFLIIIFLLLFFSGSAQEPVPIPEISINIGGNTPGPNTLVPTLEILLLLSILTLAPSLIMMFTSFTRIIIVLSFLRTAMGSRQAPSNQILIGVALILTYLIMSPVFNKIYQDAVIPYTEEQISYTQFFENAWNPIKTFMINEIVTHKNQDNIFMLASSVQKEIKNINDTPPEILIPAFALSELEISFKMGVLIYIPFIIVDMVVASILLSMGMMMIPPIMISMPFKLLLFILVNGWDLLIGGLIRSFQVSGGL from the coding sequence ATGAAGAAACTATACAATAAAAAAACTTTTTTAATCATCATATTCCTTTTATTATTTTTTTCAGGTTCAGCTCAAGAACCTGTACCCATTCCAGAAATTTCTATTAATATAGGTGGAAATACACCTGGCCCTAATACGCTAGTTCCAACACTTGAAATATTATTATTACTTTCTATTTTAACATTAGCTCCTTCATTAATAATGATGTTTACGTCATTTACAAGAATTATTATAGTTTTATCATTTCTGAGAACTGCCATGGGAAGTCGTCAGGCTCCTTCTAATCAAATTTTAATAGGTGTTGCTCTGATATTAACTTATTTAATAATGTCTCCTGTATTTAATAAAATTTATCAAGATGCTGTTATTCCATATACAGAAGAACAGATTTCATATACGCAATTTTTCGAAAATGCATGGAATCCAATAAAAACATTTATGATTAATGAAATTGTAACTCATAAAAACCAAGATAATATTTTTATGTTAGCTTCAAGTGTTCAAAAAGAGATAAAAAATATAAACGATACTCCACCTGAAATTTTGATTCCTGCATTTGCTTTAAGCGAATTAGAAATTTCTTTTAAAATGGGTGTGTTAATCTATATTCCTTTTATTATTGTTGACATGGTTGTCGCGAGTATTCTTTTATCTATGGGTATGATGATGATTCCACCTATTATGATTTCAATGCCATTTAAACTATTACTTTTTATTCTTGTAAATGGATGGGATTTATTAATTGGAGGCTTAATAAGAAGTTTCCAAGTTTCGGGAGGTTTGTAA
- the flhF gene encoding flagellar biosynthesis protein FlhF, with amino-acid sequence MKIKKYIVNTIPEAMEKIREELGENAYILDTKRINKGGFLGIGGKKYIEVTAVLDEQANDVIKNIKRPSGPGFSNNTQGRINEIKEMVERNKRLDDRINRMKKIESYNDDQYAPGKDKLELTARNEILKLIEEQREVSKLIDDDAKKFYNNEKDEFKNLNYRKVTYNKNPYQNNSFNKSKSYEKNNNSKYINNTSKNSQNELLEIKELIEKLSKRVILNGANPLISELIESFKKQDLSDQIIEEIINALPSNLNKENWKSNNDFKNILFNIFKNNFKIDIPNIHGTIMLIGPTGVGKTTTLAKIAALNKLNSNKGVAIATIDLYRIAATEQLKTYAEIMDIPASVCYTPTELKATVESLKYYDILLIDTAGRSHKDDIQIGELKMYIDSIKPNFIFLVISANMRLRDMIDVYNRFSICKPTHLIITKLDETSSYGQIPSLSKETNLPISYITTGQNVPNDIEIPNLQKLFNLFYGELTL; translated from the coding sequence ATGAAAATAAAAAAGTATATTGTAAATACAATCCCAGAAGCAATGGAAAAAATAAGAGAAGAATTGGGAGAAAACGCCTATATCTTAGATACTAAACGAATAAATAAAGGTGGCTTTTTAGGTATTGGTGGAAAAAAATATATAGAAGTTACTGCTGTTCTTGATGAACAGGCAAATGACGTTATAAAAAATATCAAAAGACCATCTGGTCCTGGCTTTTCAAATAATACACAGGGAAGAATAAATGAAATTAAAGAAATGGTAGAAAGAAATAAAAGATTAGATGATAGAATCAATAGAATGAAAAAAATAGAGTCATATAATGATGATCAATATGCCCCAGGCAAGGACAAATTAGAATTAACCGCAAGAAATGAAATTTTAAAATTAATTGAAGAACAAAGAGAAGTGTCAAAATTAATAGATGATGATGCTAAAAAATTCTATAATAATGAAAAAGATGAATTCAAAAATTTAAATTATAGAAAAGTTACTTATAATAAAAATCCTTACCAAAATAATAGTTTTAATAAATCCAAATCTTATGAAAAAAATAATAATTCAAAATACATCAATAATACTTCTAAAAATTCTCAAAATGAGTTGTTAGAAATAAAAGAATTAATTGAAAAGCTTTCAAAAAGAGTTATACTAAATGGAGCAAACCCGTTAATTTCAGAATTGATAGAATCATTTAAAAAACAGGATCTTTCAGATCAAATAATCGAAGAAATTATAAACGCTTTACCAAGCAATTTGAATAAAGAAAATTGGAAATCAAATAACGATTTTAAAAATATTCTATTTAATATATTTAAAAATAATTTCAAAATAGATATCCCAAATATTCATGGAACAATAATGCTTATTGGACCTACTGGGGTTGGTAAAACTACAACTTTAGCTAAAATTGCTGCTTTAAATAAATTAAACAGCAATAAAGGTGTTGCTATTGCTACAATAGATTTATATAGAATTGCGGCTACAGAACAATTAAAAACATATGCTGAAATAATGGATATACCTGCTTCTGTCTGTTATACTCCAACTGAATTAAAAGCTACTGTGGAATCATTAAAATATTATGATATTTTATTAATTGATACTGCTGGTAGAAGCCATAAAGATGATATACAAATAGGAGAATTAAAAATGTATATTGACTCTATAAAGCCTAATTTTATTTTTCTTGTTATATCGGCTAATATGCGTTTAAGAGATATGATTGACGTTTATAATCGTTTTTCAATTTGCAAACCAACTCATTTGATAATAACTAAATTAGACGAAACGTCATCATATGGACAAATTCCATCTCTAAGCAAAGAAACAAATTTACCAATTAGTTATATAACAACAGGACAAAATGTACCTAATGATATTGAAATTCCAAATTTACAAAAATTATTTAACCTCTTTTATGGGGAGCTGACATTATGA
- the flhB gene encoding flagellar biosynthesis protein FlhB yields the protein MDKFFNNIDFKINLQLFADPSKTEEPTPRRLQQAREEGNVPVSKELLTAFSFLGVSVVFYVLSKYLFTDLKAAFMRYLSLDTTFLDENALMNLILQQQNLFVKITIFLFSSAIISLLLGMLQTKFLFSPKAMKFDLGKLNPIKGFQRIFSMKTLFELLKSLIKLSLVGYISYNIIRSNWNTIISLPYTSIETSLTFLFSIIIEIFFKLGILMLLLGLFDFWYQKREYKKNLRMTKQEVKQEMKDIEGDPQIKAARMRRLRQIINQNIMKEVPKATVVVTNPTHYAVAIKYEKDENDVPIVVAKGYDKIAFRIKEIARENHVPVLRNPPVARQLYERVDINEEIPEDMYEIVAKIIASVLNLTR from the coding sequence ATGGATAAATTCTTTAATAACATTGATTTCAAAATAAATTTACAACTTTTTGCCGATCCAAGCAAAACTGAAGAACCTACACCAAGACGTTTACAACAAGCTCGAGAAGAAGGAAATGTTCCTGTTTCAAAGGAACTATTAACTGCTTTTTCTTTTTTAGGTGTTTCAGTCGTTTTTTACGTTTTATCAAAATATTTATTTACAGATCTTAAAGCCGCTTTCATGAGATATTTATCTCTTGATACAACTTTTTTAGATGAAAACGCATTAATGAATTTAATCTTGCAGCAACAAAATCTTTTCGTAAAAATAACTATTTTTTTATTTTCATCTGCAATTATCAGTTTGTTGTTAGGTATGTTACAAACAAAATTCCTTTTTTCTCCAAAAGCAATGAAATTCGATTTGGGAAAACTCAATCCAATAAAAGGTTTTCAAAGAATTTTCTCTATGAAAACACTTTTTGAACTTTTAAAATCTTTAATAAAATTATCTTTAGTTGGATATATTTCATATAATATAATTAGATCAAATTGGAATACTATTATTTCTTTACCATATACAAGCATAGAAACCTCTCTTACATTCTTATTCTCTATTATAATAGAAATCTTTTTTAAATTAGGAATTTTAATGTTGTTATTAGGCCTCTTTGATTTCTGGTATCAAAAAAGAGAATACAAGAAAAATTTAAGAATGACAAAACAAGAAGTAAAACAAGAAATGAAAGATATTGAAGGAGATCCACAAATAAAAGCGGCAAGAATGCGTAGACTAAGGCAAATAATAAATCAAAATATAATGAAAGAAGTACCAAAAGCTACTGTTGTCGTTACCAACCCAACACACTATGCTGTAGCTATTAAATATGAAAAAGATGAGAATGACGTTCCTATTGTTGTAGCTAAAGGATATGATAAGATAGCTTTCAGAATAAAAGAAATAGCAAGGGAAAATCACGTACCCGTACTCAGAAATCCCCCAGTTGCCAGACAATTATACGAAAGAGTTGATATAAACGAAGAAATACCAGAAGATATGTATGAAATAGTTGCAAAGATTATTGCTTCTGTTTTAAACCTTACGAGGTGA
- the fliR gene encoding flagellar biosynthetic protein FliR, with translation MDIVTFLETRFWVWAIIFFRILGLSISAPIIGSGIIPFYLRVFSSVFISWITLPLITLTIPDLPTFYLITIMLINFFLGILIGLVSYLPIAALQFAGQFFAFQMGFALAGIFDPISGEESPIIGQLAFLIGIFAFLSFKMHIVLFQTIINSFYSIPLVFSINIKFFPEIISTFGKIFEIGAQLALPMSAFMLSVNISLGIVSRMIPQINVFIVGLPLNILVGTLILLSIIGVWVEIFSINISEIIKWINSLITLISK, from the coding sequence ATGGATATTGTAACCTTTTTAGAAACACGTTTCTGGGTTTGGGCCATAATATTTTTTAGAATTTTAGGTCTTAGTATTTCTGCACCTATTATCGGATCAGGCATAATACCGTTTTATTTACGGGTATTTTCGTCCGTGTTTATTTCATGGATTACTTTACCTTTGATAACTTTAACTATACCTGATCTACCAACTTTCTATTTAATTACAATTATGTTAATAAATTTCTTTTTAGGCATTTTAATTGGTTTGGTTTCTTATTTACCTATAGCAGCTTTACAATTTGCCGGACAGTTTTTTGCTTTTCAAATGGGATTTGCTCTTGCTGGAATATTTGATCCCATAAGTGGAGAAGAATCTCCTATTATTGGCCAATTAGCCTTTTTAATAGGAATTTTTGCATTTTTATCTTTTAAAATGCACATTGTATTATTTCAAACCATTATTAATTCATTTTATTCAATACCTCTAGTTTTTTCTATAAATATTAAATTTTTTCCTGAAATAATATCAACATTTGGCAAAATTTTTGAAATTGGTGCTCAACTCGCATTACCAATGAGTGCGTTTATGTTAAGTGTTAATATTAGTTTAGGAATTGTTTCAAGAATGATTCCCCAAATAAATGTTTTTATTGTTGGATTACCTTTAAATATACTAGTAGGGACTTTAATATTATTAAGTATTATTGGTGTTTGGGTAGAAATTTTTAGCATTAATATATCGGAGATAATAAAATGGATAAATTCTTTAATAACATTGATTTCAAAATAA